In Labeo rohita strain BAU-BD-2019 chromosome 16, IGBB_LRoh.1.0, whole genome shotgun sequence, one DNA window encodes the following:
- the gja9a gene encoding gap junction protein alpha 9a, producing the protein MGDWNFLGGILEEVHIHSTMVGKIWLTILFIFRMLVLGVAAEDVWNDEQADFICNTEQPGCRNVCYDKAFPISLIRYWVLQVIFVSSPSLVYMGHALYRLRALEKERQRKKLALRRELEGVDVEMAEVRRKIERELRQIDQGKLNKAPLRGSLLRTYVAHIVTRSAVEVGFMTGQYVLYGFQLNPLYKCEREPCPNAVDCFVSRPTEKSVFMVFMQCIAAISLFLNILEIMHLGYKKLKKVILNYYPQLRDDLDDSYYPNKLKKDSVVHQTCIGTSTGRKATIASAPSGYNLLLERPPDGATYPPLINPSSAFLPVQGDLQAKDGSDAPKYSQNSPTEHNSNSNNTSSDTRSPPCTTPPKQDDGEDVHPPSLLKKGQESKTSDSSSHPRESSHTSSGIGKKPWKVSAPWNCSTVVEGNGSDTDSLEGAKARCPYATVRARTSSRSDSKMSRPTSPDSIEESSSESRHSPRASPSHPASLASSSSSRRAAPTDLQI; encoded by the coding sequence ATGGGAGACTGGAACTTTCTAGGTGGGATTTTGGAGGAGGTGCATATCCACTCCACTATGGTGGGGAAGATCTGGCTGACCATCCTCTTCATCTTCCGCATGCTTGTGCTCGGAGTGGCAGCGGAGGACGTGTGGAACGACGAACAGGCTGACTTTATCTGCAACACAGAGCAGCCTGGTTGCCGCAACGTGTGCTACGACAAAGCGTTCCCCATTTCCCTCATCCGCTACTGGGTGTTGCAGGTCATTTTTGTATCTTCACCCTCGCTGGTATACATGGGCCATGCCCTCTACCGCCTCCGTGCTCTGGAAAAAGAACGGCAGCGGAAAAAACTGGCACTGAGACGTGAACTCGAAGGCGTGGATGTAGAGATGGCGGAGGTGCGGCGTAAAATAGAGCGCGAGCTTCGACAGATCGACCAGGGGAAGCTAAACAAAGCTCCACTGAGGGGGTCTCTTCTTCGCACCTACGTGGCTCACATAGTCACCCGCTCTGCCGTAGAGGTGGGTTTCATGACCGGACAATATGTTCTGTATGGGTTTCAACTAAACCCGCTGTATAAATGTGAACGGGAGCCCTGTCCGAACGCGGTGGATTGTTTTGTGTCCCGACCCACTGAGAAAAGCGTCTTCATGGTGTTCATGCAATGCATAGCTGCCATCTCATTGTTCCTTAACATCCTGGAGATCATGCACCTGGGCTACAAGAAGCTCAAAAAGGTCATCTTAAACTACTACCCTCAGTTGAGGGATGATCTTGATGATAGCTACTATCCCAACAAGCTGAAGAAAGATTCTGTGGTGCATCAGACGTGCATCGGCACCTCCACAGGCCGCAAGGCCACCATTGCTTCAGCACCCAGCGGATACAACCTTCTTCTCGAAAGACCACCTGATGGAGCCACCTACCCTCCTTTGATCAACCCATCCTCTGCTTTCTTGCCCGTTCAGGGTGACTTGCAAGCTAAAGATGGCTCTGATGCACCGAAGTACTCTCAGAATAGTCCTACGGAGCACAACAGCAATTCCAACAACACCAGCAGTGATACACGTTCACCACCTTGCACCACGCCGCCGAAGCAAGATGACGGAGAAGATGTCCACCCTCCATCTCTGCTTAAGAAAGGCCAGGAGTCTAAGACTTCGGACTCATCGAGCCACCCCAGGGAATCTTCTCATACATCATCCGGCATTGGAAAGAAGCCATGGAAGGTCAGCGCACCCTGGAACTGTTCAACGGTTGTAGAAGGTAATGGCTCCGACACGGATTCCCTGGAAGGCGCTAAGGCCCGCTGTCCCTACGCCACCGTGCGGGCACGTACTTCATCCAGGTCCGATTCCAAAATGAGCAGGCCCACGTCTCCTGATTCAATAGAAGAATCCAGCTCGGAGTCACGGCATAGTCCGAGAGCGTCACCGAGTCATCCCGCCTCACTGGCCAGCAGTTCCAGCAGCAGACGAGCAGCTCCTACAGACTTACAGATATGA
- the rhbdl2 gene encoding rhomboid-related protein 2, producing the protein MEMGDNDMEEQDAFRVPRDEEGGFPENPKRRVRRVEKFHKNVSRWMLPKELRETYLERANCCPPPIFIILVSLAELGVFIYYAVWKPQKQWVTLGDGIWRSPLTYKPEQREEAWRFISYMFVHAGVEHIMGNMLMQLFLGIPLELVHKGFEVGMVYMAGVLAGSLASSIFDPYSALVGASGGVYALIGGYFMNAVVNFREMIPVLGVFRILVIVLIVGTDVGFAIYRRFITHEAGLKVSFVAHIAGGVAGMTIGYVFFTSYDKALLKDPRFWLCIVGYIAFFFFAVIFNIFLSPAPA; encoded by the exons ATGG aaaTGGGCGACAATGATATGGAAGAGCAAGACGCTTTTCGCGTGCCGAGGGATGAAGAAGGTGGTTTTCCAGAAAATCCCAAAAGAAGAGTTCGGAGGGTAGAGAAGTTCCATAAGAATGTTTCTAGGTGGATGCTTCCCAAGGAGTTACGGGAGACGTATTTGGAGCGAGCAAACTGCTGTCCGCCGCCAATCTTCATCATCCTCGTCAGTTTAGCTGAG TTGGGAGTGTTTATCTACTATGCAGTATGGAAGCCACAGAAGCAGTGGGTAACACTGGGAGACGGGATCTGGAGGAGTCCTCTTACCTATAAGCCTGAACAGCGAGAGGAAGCCTGGCGGTTTATCTCCTACATGTTTGTACATGCCGG TGTGGAGCATATTATGGGAAACATGTTAATGCAGCTTTTTCTGGGCATTCCTCTGGAGCTTGTGCACAAGGGCTTTGAAGTTGGCATGGTCTATATGGCTGGGGTCCTCGCAG GTTCTCTCGCCAGCTCCATCTTTGATCCGTACAGTGCTCTTGTGGGCGCTTCAGGTGGTGTTTATGCCCTCATAGGAGGTTACTTCATGAATGCCGTGGTG aaTTTCAGGGAGATGATTCCAGTTCTGGGAGTGTTTCGCATCTTAGTAATTGTTCTGATTG ttggaaCAGATGTCGGATTTGCTATTTACAGAAGATTCATTACCCACGAGGCTGGCTTGAAG GTCTCTTTTGTAGCCCATATAGCCGGTGGGGTAGCAGGCATGACCATCGGTTATGTGTTTTTCACCAGTTACGACAAAGCGCTCCTGAAGGACCCACGCTTCTGGctgtgcattgtgggatacattGCCTTCTTCTTTTTTGCTGTAATCTTCAACATCTTCTTGTCCCCAGCACCTGCATGA